In Equus przewalskii isolate Varuska chromosome 6, EquPr2, whole genome shotgun sequence, one DNA window encodes the following:
- the AZU1 gene encoding azurocidin, translating into MPALRFLALLAGLLATAGVGSAARADIVGGRKARRGQLPFLASVQDQGRHVCGGALIHARFVLTAASCFRNRNPGISTVVLGAYDLRRPESTRQTFSVRSISENGYDPQQNLNDLLLLALDREANLTSGLALVPLPAQNATVEAGTRCQVAGWGATRNGGRLSRFPRVLNVTVMPPDQCRPNSVCTGVLTRRGGICQGDGGGPLVCDGVAHGVASFSLGRCGRGPDFFTRVALFRDWINSVLNSTAAERWPEGPPTEPVGGL; encoded by the exons CCGCGCGGACATCGTGGGCGGCAGGAAGGCCCGGCGCGGGCAGCTCCCGTTCCTGGCCTCCGTGCAGGACCAGGGGCGCCACGTCTGCGGGGGCGCCCTCATCCACGCCCGCTTCGTGCTCACGGCCGCCAGCTGCTTCCGAAACCG GAACCCCGGGATCAGCACCGTGGTGCTGGGGGCCTACGACCTGCGGCGGCCGGAGAGCACCAGGCAGACCTTCTCGGTGCGGAGCATCAGCGAGAACGGCTACGACCCCCAGCAGAACCTCAATGACCTGCTGCTGCTGGCG CTGGACCGGGAGGCGAACCTCACCAGTGGCCTGGCGCTGGTCCCACTGCCCGCGCAGAATGCCACGGTGGAGGCCGGCACGCGCTGCCAGGTGGCGGGCTGGGGGGCCACACGGAACGGGGGGCGTCTCTCCCGCTTCCCAAGGGTCCTCAATGTCACTGTGATGCCCCCGGACCAATGTCGCCCCAACAGTGTGTGCACCGGCGTCCTCACCCGCCGGGGCGGCATCTGCCAG GGTGATGGGGGCGGCCCCCTCGTCTGTGACGGTGTGGCGCACGGCGTGGCGTCCTTCTCCCTGGGGCGCTGTGGCAGGGGCCCCGACTTCTTCACCCGCGTGGCGCTCTTCCGGGACTGGATCAACTCTGTTCTGAACTCCACGGCGGCCGAGCGCTGGCCCGAGGGGCCCCCCACCGAGCCCGTGGGTGGCCTGTGA
- the PRTN3 gene encoding myeloblastin produces MTHSRRPSGPALAPILLAALLGGAARAAEIVGGRAAEPHSRPYMVSLQRRGFPGGHFCGGTLIHPRFVLTAAHCLRDMNPLLVSVVLGVHDLQASEPTQQRFSVARLFENNYDPEENLNDVLLLQLDRPATLNDQVAVAQLPEQNQVVPQDTRCLAMGWGRLGTREPLPRVLQELNVTVVTFLCRPHNLCTFVPRRRAGICFGDSGGPLICNGVLQGVDSFVIRACATTHHPDFFARVSLYVDWIRSVLAGAEGAGPQRRHQMEAEVSET; encoded by the exons ATGACCCACAGCCGCCGCCCCTCCGGCCCTGCCCTCGCCCCCATCCTGCTGGCCGCACTGCTGGGCG GTGCGGCCCGGGCCGCGGAGATCGTGGGCGGGCGGGCAGCCGAGCCCCACTCGCGGCCCTACATGGTGTCGCTGCAGCGGCGCGGGTTTCCCGGCGGCCACTTCTGCGGGGGCACCTTGATCCACCCCCGCTTCGTGCTGACCGCCGCCCACTGCCTGCGGGACAT GAACCCCCTCCTGGTGAGCGTGGTGCTCGGGGTGCATGACCTGCAGGCGTCGGAGCCCACGCAGCAGAGGTTCAGTGTCGCCCGCCTGTTCGAGAACAACTACGACCCGGAGGAGAATCTCAACGACGTCCTCCTCCTGCAG CTGGACCGCCCGGCCACCCTCAACGACCAGGTCGCGGTGGCCCAGCTCCCCGAACAGAACCAGGTGGTGCCCCAAGACACGCGCTGCCTGGCCATGGGTTGGGGCCGCCTGGGCACGCGGGAGCCGCTGCCCCGGGTCCTGCAGGAGCTCAACGTGACCGTGGTCACTTTCCTGTGCCGACCGCACAACCTGTGCACCTTCGTTCCCCGCCGCAGAGCCGGCATCTGCTTC GGAGACTCGGGCGGCCCCTTGATCTGCAACGGCGTCCTCCAGGGCGTGGACTCGTTTGTGATCCGCGCGTGCGCCACCACCCACCACCCCGACTTCTTCGCCCGCGTCTCCCTCTACGTGGACTGGATCCGCTCCGTGCTGGCGGGCGCGGAGGGCGCGGGGCCCCAACGGAGGCATCAGATGGAGGCCGAGGTCTCGGAAACCTGA
- the ELANE gene encoding neutrophil elastase isoform X1 — MTRGRQPCSPALVPVLLAALLGGPALASEIVGGRPARPHAWPFMASLQRRGGHFCGATLIARNFVMSAAHCVNGRNFQSVRVVLGAHNLGRQEPTRQTLGVRGVFENGFDPVNLRNDIVLLQLDGSARINENVQVARLPAQGRGVPSGTPCLAMGWGRLGTNRPLPSVLQELNVTVVTSLCRRSNVCTLVQRRRAGICFGDSGGPLVCNGLVQGIDSFIRGGCGSGFFPDAFAPVAQFIDWINSILRRHGDPASAAS, encoded by the exons ATGACCCGCGGCCGCCAaccctgcagccctgccctcGTCCCCGTCCTGCTGGCCGCACTGCTGGGTG GCCCCGCGCTGGCCTCGGAGATCGTGGGCGGCCGGCCAGCCCGGCCCCACGCGTGGCCCTTCATGGCGTCCCTGCAGCGGCGAGGGGGCCACTTCTGTGGGGCCACCCTGATTGCCCGCAACTTCGTCATGTCGGCTGCGCACTGCGTGAACGGCCG CAACTTCCAGTCGGTGAGGGTGGTGCTGGGGGCGCACAACCTGGGGCGGCAGGAGCCCACACGGCAGACTTTGGGCGTCCGCGGCGTCTTCGAAAACGGCTTCGACCCCGTGAACCTGCGGAACGACATCGTGCTTCTCCAG CTCGACGGGTCGGCCAGGATCAACGAGAACGTGCAGGTGGCCCGGCTGCCGGCCCAGGGCAGGGGCGTGCCCAGCGGGACGCCGTGCCTGGCCATGGGCTGGGGTCGGCTGGGCACCAACCGGCCGTTGCCCAGCGTCCTGCAGGAGCTCAACGTGACGGTGGTGACGTCGCTGTGCCGGCGCTCCAACGTGTGCACGCTGGTGCAGCGCCGCCGGGCAGGCATCTGCTTC GGAGACTCCGGCGGGCCGCTGGTCTGCAACGGGCTCGTGCAGGGCATCGACTCCTTCATCCGCGGAGGCTGCGGCTCGGGCTTCTTCCCGGACGCCTTCGCCCCCGTCGCACAGTTCATCGACTGGATCAACTCCATCCTCCGCCGCCACGGGGACCCTGCGAGCGCGGCCAGCTAG
- the ELANE gene encoding neutrophil elastase isoform X2: protein MTRGRQPCSPALVPVLLATLIARNFVMSAAHCVNGRNFQSVRVVLGAHNLGRQEPTRQTLGVRGVFENGFDPVNLRNDIVLLQLDGSARINENVQVARLPAQGRGVPSGTPCLAMGWGRLGTNRPLPSVLQELNVTVVTSLCRRSNVCTLVQRRRAGICFGDSGGPLVCNGLVQGIDSFIRGGCGSGFFPDAFAPVAQFIDWINSILRRHGDPASAAS from the exons ATGACCCGCGGCCGCCAaccctgcagccctgccctcGTCCCCGTCCTGCT GGCCACCCTGATTGCCCGCAACTTCGTCATGTCGGCTGCGCACTGCGTGAACGGCCG CAACTTCCAGTCGGTGAGGGTGGTGCTGGGGGCGCACAACCTGGGGCGGCAGGAGCCCACACGGCAGACTTTGGGCGTCCGCGGCGTCTTCGAAAACGGCTTCGACCCCGTGAACCTGCGGAACGACATCGTGCTTCTCCAG CTCGACGGGTCGGCCAGGATCAACGAGAACGTGCAGGTGGCCCGGCTGCCGGCCCAGGGCAGGGGCGTGCCCAGCGGGACGCCGTGCCTGGCCATGGGCTGGGGTCGGCTGGGCACCAACCGGCCGTTGCCCAGCGTCCTGCAGGAGCTCAACGTGACGGTGGTGACGTCGCTGTGCCGGCGCTCCAACGTGTGCACGCTGGTGCAGCGCCGCCGGGCAGGCATCTGCTTC GGAGACTCCGGCGGGCCGCTGGTCTGCAACGGGCTCGTGCAGGGCATCGACTCCTTCATCCGCGGAGGCTGCGGCTCGGGCTTCTTCCCGGACGCCTTCGCCCCCGTCGCACAGTTCATCGACTGGATCAACTCCATCCTCCGCCGCCACGGGGACCCTGCGAGCGCGGCCAGCTAG
- the CFD gene encoding complement factor D encodes MLVYKLASSCCCETWGGTLGRLGWGLGDPPSALPPAVPGGLLPTMHWGQLRAGVQRREAPQGLPTLGAKSPRKEAAVGGGGKAAPLSPAGPLPTQRAYGSRPPAPSALIKGPPAPWGQCRGCSCMMADRVVHLAALILLGAAVCAAQPRGRILGGRDAEAHKRPYMASVQVGGKHVCGGFLVAAQWVLSAAHCLEDAAGGKVQVLLGAHSLSRNEASKRLYDVIRAVPHPESRPETIDHDLLLLQLSEKATLGPAVQLLPWQRQDRDVAAGTLCDVAGWGVVTHAGRRPDRLQYLQLPVLDRATCNLRIYHDGTITERMMCAQSTRRQDSCKGDSGGPLVCGGVAEGVVTSGPRVCGNPKKPGIYTRVASYAAWIDGVMAGDAAA; translated from the exons ATGCTTGTTTACAAACTGGCCTCCAGCTGTTGTTGCGAAACCTGGGGGGGCACTCTGGGGAgactgggctgggggctgggggatccaccctctgctctgcctcctgccGTTCCCGGGGGTCTGCTCCCCACAATGCACTGGGGCCAGCTCCGGGCCGGGGTGCAGAGGCGGGAGGCACCCCAGGGGTTGCCGACTCTGGGTGCAAAGTCCCCCAGGAAAGAAGCCGCAGTGGGGGGAGGCGGGAAGGCGGCTCCCCTTTCCCCAGCTGGGCCGCTGCCCACCCAGAGGGCTTATGGGAGCCGCCCGCCTGCCCCCTCCGCCCTCATAAAAGGGCCCCCGGCCCCGTGGGGCCAGTGTCGAGGCTGCAGCTGCATGATGGCGGACCGCGTGGTGCACCTGGCGGCTCTGATCCTCCTGGGGGCCGCCGTATGTG CGGCGCAGCCCCGTGGGCGGATCCTGGGTGGCCGCGACGCGGAGGCGCACAAGCGGCCCTACATGGCGTCGGTGCAGGTGGGCGGCAAGCACGTGTGCGGCGGCTTCCTGGTGGCGGCGCAGTGGGTGCTGAGCGCGGCGCACTGCCTGGAGGACGC GGCCGGCGGGAAGGTGCAGGTGCTTCTGGGCGCGCACTCCCTGTCGAGGAACGAGGCGTCCAAGCGCCTGTACGACGTGATACGCGCGGTGCCCCACCCGGAGAGCCGGCCCGAGACCATCGACCACGACCTCCTCCTGCTGCAG CTGTCTGAGAAGGCCACGCTGGGCCCCGCCGTGCAGCTCCTGCCCTGGCAGCGCCAGGACCGCGACGTGGCGGCCGGCACACTCTGCGACGTGGCCGGCTGGGGCGTGGTCACTCACGCGGGCCGCCGGCCCGACCGCCTGCAGTACCTGCAGCTGCCGGTGCTCGATCGCGCTACCTGCAACCTGCGCATCTACCACGACGGCACCATCACCGAGCGCATGATGTGCGCGCAGAGCACCCGCCGCCAGGACAGCTGCAAG GGCGACTCCGGGGGCCCGCTGGTGTGCGGCGGCGTGGCCGAGGGCGTGGTCACCTCGGGCCCGCGCGTCTGCGGCAACCCCAAGAAGCCCGGCATCTACACGCGTGTGGCCAGCTACGCGGCCTGGATCGACGGCGTGATGGCCGGGGACGCGGCCGCCTGA